From the Companilactobacillus ginsenosidimutans genome, the window GTTATTTTTTTTGATTGTAATTTTTACATTGGCAGTAGTGAGTTCAAAAGCAATAAAACACCAAAGTTCGAACAAATGTACATCTTAAACAAATAAAAGAAGCTGCAATCTATACAATAGATTACAACTCAGCAAAAGAAGATTTTGAATTACAAATTTTGAGTTCAGATGGATACTAGTCCGCAGGGCAGCAGGTATACATCTAACCAAACATTTTATTCAAAGTGAAGCTTAGCGTCACCCAATTGGGCCGACTTACCAGCCAACTCACCAGAAGAACCAAAAACCAAATCAGTAATATAATTATCCGTACCAGACCTAAACACAATCTGCTTCAAACCAAAGTCAATCTCGTAATCATTACCCTTACGAATAGGACTAACACCAACGAATTGACCCCATTTGATAGCAACCATCTCAGGGTTAGTAACGGTATAAATTGCTTGCTTAACAAAAATGCCCTTTTGTTTATGCTCGACCAGCAATTGTTTCTTAATCAAGTTTTCTTTTCTAATGTAGTCAGGATCATTCCATTGAACAACATAAGGATAGGCGACATCGAAGAACTTGTTTCTGACAAAAAAGATTTTCCAAGTAATCATATTTCCTCGTGGATCTCTTCTTTGTCCGGTTTGAATGTCTTCAACAGGGAAGTTTTGCGATAATAATCGTTCATGAACAGAGTTAATATCGTTAGTTCTGAAACCGATGGTATTAATATGTTGATTTGGAAGGTCGTGAATACAATCGTAAATTGAAGTAGCACCATCACGGACAACGTGACTTGCCAATTCTGGGTTGTAAACGCCCATTAACTCAATATAATTAAGCCCAAAATAACCAACGGCATTTTCTGTACCCCATTGCTCATGCTTTCCACCTTGATGGAAAGTAATACCAAGATCATCAAACCATTTTACGGCAGCATCGATATCATTAACATCAATGATAGTGTGATCCCACTTTAATTTTTCAGCCATACTAAGACTCCCTCTCGTAAAACAGTTTCATTAAGTAATTTATATCAGTTTTACTCAAAAAACAATACAAATATTTTTACCGATATAACCATGATATCCACTCTAAGCGCTTACATATAGAGTATAATCCATATTAATATTTTTGTTTAATCAGGTCAACTAAAAAAGTATTTAAGCCAATTATGACTTAAATACTTTTTTTATAATTGAAATGTTTTTACACTTTCAATAATTAGATTAGCAAACCATTTTTGATCAACGTGGAAGAGTACTTCCGCGTTAGGTTTACGTTTACTTACATTATAGTAGTCAATGATAGTCTCGCCAGTTGTAAGTTCACCTTGGGTTTCTATTTCTACATTACAGAATCTACTTGAAAACTTTTCGGGATCTATTAGCCATGCGATCGTACATGGATCATAAAGGGGAACTCCTGCGAAATCTCTACTTAGTAAATCAAATGAGAAACGGTAGGTGCTGACTAAGCCTGTCACTGCTTCTGCCACGTCATTATTCTTAATTTTGGAAATAGTTTTGATGTCACTGTCCATTAGTTGGGCCTCAAAACCTACATTTAATGGTGCTAAGACGATAGGAACGCCCGATTCCATGACAATCTTAGCAGCTTCAGGATCAACGGCAACATTGAATTCTTCGGTAGGTCCAATGTTACCAACACCCATACCACCACCTAAAATTACAATCTGTTTAACTAAAGTTTTAATTTCAGGATGAACGGAGAAGAGTAAAGCAACGTTGGTGCAAGGTCCGGTTACGACAAGAGTTACATTCTGAGGGTACTCAGAAATGATTGAATTCATGAGTTCAATCGCATTTGTTTTTTGAGGAGAGAAATTTGGATTTGGTAATTCTGTCCCGTCTAAACCGGTAATACCATGCATCGTAATTCCTGGAACTAAATCTCTGACTAAAGGCTTGTAATTTCCTGAGGCAACAGGGATGTCACGCTTTTTCATTAAAGTAAGTAGTGACATCGCGTTTCTCAACGTCTGCCCGTGTTTTTGATTTCCGGCTGACGTTGTAACAGCTAGTACGTTTATTTTCGATGAGGCAACAGCCATAATCATGGCAATAGCGTCATCATGACCAGGGTCACAGTCTAAAATTATGTTTTCCAATGCAACTCATTCCTTTGTTCATTAACATTAAAGCTTAATGATGACCTTACCGTTAGTATTGCCGTTTTCAACAGCATCTTGAGCAGATCTAATGCCCTTTAATGAAAATGCTTCTAGTTTGTCGATTGGCACGTGTAATTGGTTGTTACTGATCATTAAAGATATTGCAGCAAATGCATCACTATCGCGATATTCACGTTTAGCTATCATTTGTTTGAAGTTAACACCTGGTTTTTTGTGTTGATCATAGGGAAGAGTAGTTAGAGAAACATAAGTACCATTATCCTTAACAATATCGATACCGGCTTTGCCACCATCTCCATTGTTTGTAGCGTCGATTAAGACGTCAGCAATGTTAGCAAATTTTTCTCTGACACTTTCAGTATCAAAGGCACCAAATTCTGAGGCACCTAAACTCAATACTTGTTCCTTAGCTGAAGAAAGGTCAGTTCCGATTACATATAGTCCAAGTGCCTTTGCCATTTGTACTAACATGGCTCCAACACCGCCCCCGGATCCTAATATTGCAATCGTTTGGCCAGCTCCAACATGAGCTACGTGGACCAAAGTGTTGTATGCAGTTATACCTGATAAAGGTAATCCTGCAGCTTCGTATGAATCATAATTTCTTGGTACTAAACCTATTCTGTCTGAACCTACTTTGAAGTATTCTGCGTAAGTGCCGATACCAGGGTGAGCTAAAACATCATCCCCAACCTTAAAAGTATCAACATTTGAGCCAACTTTGACAATACGTCCAACGGCATCACTACCTAGGATCAGTGGAAAGAGCATCGTAACATTATTTCTAAATTGACCATTTCGAACGGCAATGTCAAAAGCATTGATTGCGAACGCTGATGTCTTAACTAAAACATCGTTAGTTCCAATTTTGGGTTGTGGCAATTCAAACTCAGACATGACGCTGGAATTGCCATACTGATTAAATCCATATGCTTTCACAATTAATTACCTCCTCGAAATATTAATTTAGTGATGATTTTAAATCTAATAATGCATTGTATGCTAATTCGTGATCACCAGTATCAGTTAAACCTGAAACAACTACACTACCAATTACTCCAGTGCCAGTTATAGCAATGGGGTATCCACCACCAACAATAGCATAGTCTTTAGGACTTAAACCAGTTTCTTTATAGAAATCGTCTGGATTATCTTGATAAGCCAATTTCTTAAACAAAGAACTGTGATCAAAGGCGTCAACAACATTTTCCTTTTTCTTGATCCAAAGGTTGTTTTCATGTGTTGTTTGGTTACCAGCGTGGAAATAGACAACACGTTGATTGATTTTAATTAATACACAAACCTTGTTAAAATCATCTTTACCAATTTTTTTTAGTGATTCTACGAGACCATCTACGTCATCCAAATTGAAATGGGGTAGTTCGGTCTCTTTTTCTTGTGTTAAAACATCATCTACTGTGACCATTTTATCCTCCTGAATCCTTATCACTGAATCTGATTAGGCGTTAGTTTTAGTTTCATCTAATGAGAAAGTTGTATCTACCTTTTGTGGAAGTCCTGTATCTAATGACTTCTTAGCAGCGTTTGCAACACGTTGAGCCATGATAACGTCAGAACCTTGAGCAACTAATGGAGTGTCATTCAAAATTGAGTCAACGAAGGCTTTCATTTCTTCGGTGTAAGCTTCCTTATAACGTTTTTGGAACATTGGAAGTGGTTTCTTCAACTCTTCACGTTTGTCGTTATAAAGTTCGACAGTACTATTATTAACGTTTTCAGCTTTGAGCATACCTTCTGAACCAAATACTTCAACACGTTGGTCATAGCCATAAACAGCACGTCTACTATTATCGATGACACCAAAGGCACCATTTTCAAATTGTAGAACTAATGCAAGTGTATCTACATCATCGATATCTTTAAGAGTTGGATCGATTAATGTACCACCCTTAGCGTAAACTTCACTAATATTGCTTCCCATCATGTAACGAGCCATATCAAAGTCATGCATTGTAAAGTCTTGTAGAAGTCCACCAATTCTTTGAATCAAATCATGTGGCAATAAATCAGGGTCACGTGATGTGATTTTAACCATTTGTGGAGTACCAATTTTACCTTCACGGACGTTTTCAAAAATTGTTCTGAATTGTGGATCCATACGACGGTTGAAACCAATTTGTAGTTTAACGTTGTTCTTCTTAACAGCTCTAAGAACATCCAAACTAGCTTCCTCATCGTGACTCATACTTAATGGTTTTTCACAGAAAATATTCTTTCCTGCATTAGCTGCATCTGTAACAATTTGTTCGTGTGTATCAGTAGAAGTAAATACGAAAACTGTATCAATATCAGGGTTGTTCAAAATTTCATGATAGTCAGTTGTTTGGTTAGTAACACCAAGATCATTTAATTTGTCTGAAATCTTGTCGATGAAAACATCAGCAACTTGAATAATGTTTATTTCTGGAATTGTCATCAAATTTCTTAAGTGCATTTGTCCTGCACGACCTAAACCGATAATACCTGCATTAACGTGTTTCATCATAATATATACTCATCCTTTTCATTTTAATTAACATATTTTATTTATCTTCGGGGTTAACACCTGAAGAAGAACCGTACTGAAATTCCATCTGGATACGTTCAAGCGATTTACCTCTTGTTTCTGGTGCATATTTATATGCAAACCAGAAAGATAGAATATTAAATCCTACGAAAATCAAGAAAGTAAATGTCATTCCGACTGCACTTAATAGTACAGGGAAGAAGTATCCAACTAAGAAATTAGAGAACCATAGGAAGAACGATGAGATTCCCATTCCTAAGCCACGAAGGTTTTGAGGGAAGATCTCTGATAGTAGCAACCAAACGAGTGGTGAAATGAATCCTTGGAAGAATCCCAAGAATAGCATGGTACAAAGAATCACGGCGATTGGTAAGAAGCTACTATTTGATAATGTTGCTGAAACGATTGAAATCAGTGCTAATGAAATTGTTGTACCAATGATACCTGTCATTAGCATTTTTCTTCGGTTGACCCGGTTCATAAATGACATACCAATAATGGTTGCGACTGTCGAAACAATACCGTTGAAGATATTAGCAATCAAGGCTGCGTTGTGTGAAAAACCTGATTGTTGAAGAATCGTCGTTCCATAATACATCATTATGTTGATTCCAATAAATTGTTGCATAACACCTAGGCCGATTCCGATTAAGACTAATCTACGAATCCAAGGTGTTGCTAAATCTTTGACTGTGGCTTGTTTGATTTCAGATTCTTGTTCTAGTGCATCTTGAATCTGGCTAATCTCACTTTCACAGTCTTTTTTGGTATTTCTAATTCCACTGAGTGCTTCGAGAGCTTTATTATTCTTTCCAACCATTACAAGCCATCTTGGAGACTCGGGAATTAAAAACATTCCAAGGAACAAGGCGGCTGCAGGAATAGTTCCGAAAGCAATCATGTATCTCCAAATACTTGAGATATGTCCGAAATAGTTTCCTAATCCTGCGTTAACGATAAAAGCAAGAAGCTGCCCGGTAACGATCATTAACTCATTTTGAGTAACGACACGGCCTCTAATATCTGGTGTAGAAATTTCTGCTAGATAGGTAGGAACTATTACTGAAGCGCCACCAACTGCTAAACCTAACAGTGCTCTAAAAATGATAAGTGCGGTCGCGGTTCTGGCGGTTGCACATAGAATCGTAAAAATAAAGAAGAGAATTGATAGATACCAGAGAAGTCTTTTTCTACCAATTTTATCGGATAACCTACCAGCAATTACTGCACCAAAGGCTGCACCTAAAGTGATACCGCTGGTGACTAATCCTTCATTACTTGGTGACAGGTTTAATTCCTGTGGTGATGCGATATATCCAATAGCACCATTAATAACACCCGTATCAACACCAAACAACAAACCACCTAAAGTAGAGATAGTAGCGATCATTCTTAAATGCTTCTCCGCTTTAGTTTTTTTCTTTTTCTCACTTCCTTGCTTGCCAACATCTCGTGGCTTAACAACCTGAACGAAATCTTTTTCGGTCATTACATTCACCCCAATTTTATCGGCCATCATACTCACCCCGAATACTACTAATTAATGGAACAACTGCATTAGATACAGTGAGTAACGGCTTCGAAATAACTTTTAATAGTAAATTTTGAATCAAATTATCCATTACACAAAGTGTCCATGTACTACGACAGTTATTATTTCACGATAGATTGTGAATGTCAACACTTTCTCTGAAAGCGGTTAATTTTGTTATTTTTATCACAAATACCCTTGACAAAGGTTGAGTTAGCGGATATTCTGGTATCGTACACAGGGATGAAGCGTGGTAATCGATATTTAGTAATCGATAAATAGAAAGTTTATTTCACAAGCGATTGTTCAGCACCGAAATGTTGATGAAAGGGGTATTATCGTGGAGAAAAGCACAAGTTTCACAAATGAGAACGTCACAATCGGTATTATCGGTATGGGACGTATCGGAAACGTACATTATAAGAACTTAAAACGTATTTCTAACGTTACTATTAAGTACATTGCCGATATTGTTGCTACTGATGAATGGCCAGCTAAATATAGTGAGGCCGAAAAAATTGTGACTGACTACCATGAAATTCTGAATGATCCAGAAGTACAAGCCGTAATGATTTGTACACCAACTGATCTTCATCCAGAAATGACAATTGCAGCTGCAAAGGCCGGAAAAGATATCTTCTGTGAAAAACCAGTTGGGTTCAATGACAAAGATATTATGGAAGCTTTTGAAACTGTAAAGAAATGCAACGTTAAGTTTGAGGTTGGATTCAATAGAAGATTTGATAAAAACTTCAAGCGCATCGTTGATCATCGTGAGAACGGTGATATCGGGGATGAACAAATTTTAAAGATTACATCAAGAGACCCTGAACCACCATCAATGGATTACGTAAAACGTTCCGGCGGTATTTTCATGGATATGACAATTCATGATTTCGATATGGCTAGATTTATTACTGATGCAGAAGTTGATCAGGTTTATGTAGCTGGGAACGTAATGGTTGATCCAAAGATTGGTGAGGCAGGCGATATTGATACCGCAATTATTACCTTGCAATTCAAGAACGGCATGATGGGTGTTATTGATAACAGTCGTCAAGCTGTTTATGGATATGATCAAAGAATTGAGTTATTTGGTTCAAAAGGGATGTCTAAAGCAGACAATGTTTTGGATAGCACAACAACATTTTCTGGTAAGGATGATGTAAGCGCTGACAAGCCAACGTTCTTCTTCTTACAAAGATATATTGATGCTTATAAGACAGAACTTGAATCATTCCTTGATGCAGTTCGTGGAAATCACGAAGTTGAATGTTCATTCGAGGACGGAATCAAAGCAATTAGATTAGCTC encodes:
- a CDS encoding VOC family protein — protein: MAEKLKWDHTIIDVNDIDAAVKWFDDLGITFHQGGKHEQWGTENAVGYFGLNYIELMGVYNPELASHVVRDGATSIYDCIHDLPNQHINTIGFRTNDINSVHERLLSQNFPVEDIQTGQRRDPRGNMITWKIFFVRNKFFDVAYPYVVQWNDPDYIRKENLIKKQLLVEHKQKGIFVKQAIYTVTNPEMVAIKWGQFVGVSPIRKGNDYEIDFGLKQIVFRSGTDNYITDLVFGSSGELAGKSAQLGDAKLHFE
- a CDS encoding nucleoside hydrolase — protein: MENIILDCDPGHDDAIAMIMAVASSKINVLAVTTSAGNQKHGQTLRNAMSLLTLMKKRDIPVASGNYKPLVRDLVPGITMHGITGLDGTELPNPNFSPQKTNAIELMNSIISEYPQNVTLVVTGPCTNVALLFSVHPEIKTLVKQIVILGGGMGVGNIGPTEEFNVAVDPEAAKIVMESGVPIVLAPLNVGFEAQLMDSDIKTISKIKNNDVAEAVTGLVSTYRFSFDLLSRDFAGVPLYDPCTIAWLIDPEKFSSRFCNVEIETQGELTTGETIIDYYNVSKRKPNAEVLFHVDQKWFANLIIESVKTFQL
- a CDS encoding NADP-dependent oxidoreductase; its protein translation is MKAYGFNQYGNSSVMSEFELPQPKIGTNDVLVKTSAFAINAFDIAVRNGQFRNNVTMLFPLILGSDAVGRIVKVGSNVDTFKVGDDVLAHPGIGTYAEYFKVGSDRIGLVPRNYDSYEAAGLPLSGITAYNTLVHVAHVGAGQTIAILGSGGGVGAMLVQMAKALGLYVIGTDLSSAKEQVLSLGASEFGAFDTESVREKFANIADVLIDATNNGDGGKAGIDIVKDNGTYVSLTTLPYDQHKKPGVNFKQMIAKREYRDSDAFAAISLMISNNQLHVPIDKLEAFSLKGIRSAQDAVENGNTNGKVIIKL
- a CDS encoding heme-degrading domain-containing protein is translated as MVTVDDVLTQEKETELPHFNLDDVDGLVESLKKIGKDDFNKVCVLIKINQRVVYFHAGNQTTHENNLWIKKKENVVDAFDHSSLFKKLAYQDNPDDFYKETGLSPKDYAIVGGGYPIAITGTGVIGSVVVSGLTDTGDHELAYNALLDLKSSLN
- the iolG gene encoding inositol 2-dehydrogenase, with the translated sequence MMKHVNAGIIGLGRAGQMHLRNLMTIPEINIIQVADVFIDKISDKLNDLGVTNQTTDYHEILNNPDIDTVFVFTSTDTHEQIVTDAANAGKNIFCEKPLSMSHDEEASLDVLRAVKKNNVKLQIGFNRRMDPQFRTIFENVREGKIGTPQMVKITSRDPDLLPHDLIQRIGGLLQDFTMHDFDMARYMMGSNISEVYAKGGTLIDPTLKDIDDVDTLALVLQFENGAFGVIDNSRRAVYGYDQRVEVFGSEGMLKAENVNNSTVELYNDKREELKKPLPMFQKRYKEAYTEEMKAFVDSILNDTPLVAQGSDVIMAQRVANAAKKSLDTGLPQKVDTTFSLDETKTNA
- a CDS encoding sugar porter family MFS transporter; this translates as MTEKDFVQVVKPRDVGKQGSEKKKKTKAEKHLRMIATISTLGGLLFGVDTGVINGAIGYIASPQELNLSPSNEGLVTSGITLGAAFGAVIAGRLSDKIGRKRLLWYLSILFFIFTILCATARTATALIIFRALLGLAVGGASVIVPTYLAEISTPDIRGRVVTQNELMIVTGQLLAFIVNAGLGNYFGHISSIWRYMIAFGTIPAAALFLGMFLIPESPRWLVMVGKNNKALEALSGIRNTKKDCESEISQIQDALEQESEIKQATVKDLATPWIRRLVLIGIGLGVMQQFIGINIMMYYGTTILQQSGFSHNAALIANIFNGIVSTVATIIGMSFMNRVNRRKMLMTGIIGTTISLALISIVSATLSNSSFLPIAVILCTMLFLGFFQGFISPLVWLLLSEIFPQNLRGLGMGISSFFLWFSNFLVGYFFPVLLSAVGMTFTFLIFVGFNILSFWFAYKYAPETRGKSLERIQMEFQYGSSSGVNPEDK
- the iolG gene encoding inositol 2-dehydrogenase, yielding MEKSTSFTNENVTIGIIGMGRIGNVHYKNLKRISNVTIKYIADIVATDEWPAKYSEAEKIVTDYHEILNDPEVQAVMICTPTDLHPEMTIAAAKAGKDIFCEKPVGFNDKDIMEAFETVKKCNVKFEVGFNRRFDKNFKRIVDHRENGDIGDEQILKITSRDPEPPSMDYVKRSGGIFMDMTIHDFDMARFITDAEVDQVYVAGNVMVDPKIGEAGDIDTAIITLQFKNGMMGVIDNSRQAVYGYDQRIELFGSKGMSKADNVLDSTTTFSGKDDVSADKPTFFFLQRYIDAYKTELESFLDAVRGNHEVECSFEDGIKAIRLAQAAKKSLNSGKPEKVNSVQNFEEV